The window TTTACCTGGACTATAAAGCTCAGCAAGTTCTTGGGCTCCACGATGTCTTGGGCCCCAGCGAGGCTGATTACCAACTTGACTTTTAAATTGCGTATTTGCATTCGGGTCATCCTCTGACATAGAATGCTCTAAGATTTGTCGCTCTGTTTTTACCGGAGCCAACAATGTTGTAGCCATAGTACTAGCATAATCAAAATGTTCACAACTTAAACTGCTTAGACCATCTCTTTTCGCGCACGGTGGTATAGGTAACGGTAGGGCCATGACTTACGTTGTCAACGACAGTAACCAACTGTAACAATTTGTAGCATatacgataaaaaaaagaattttatttaccgTCACTCCGGTATCGTATATCAATTATCACTTTGTCAACTTTTTACAGTTTAAGACATTACCGTGCGTATTCTTTCAGGAACAAGCCACGAAATATTTAACGAGATTTAGTCTCAActgaataaatcaataaataaacaagtaaaatatttaaaattctccTCCCGTGTAATTGTAGAAATTCACTATCCGATACTGATAATGAAATGTCACTAGCaatcaaaaattacaaattgacAGTGACAAGCCAAGGACAAATAATAGTGTCTATGGTCGTTTGGCCATTTAAGATATTATATGAACTTATAAAATTTTTCTTCTAACTAATCTTCAAAATGGTGCTTAAATCATTGGGTgtatcataaattaaataaattttaatgattaaagACGCATGaaacatataattttgtttcaatacCTATCTACATTAATACAGTCTTGTCACTGTGTATCTCAAGAGTTTACCAACAAAATTAACCGAAGTTTACCgaagtcagtcagtcagtcaacctagcctttctagcttttctctttcttttaactatgttttagtcggcttccagtctcaccggttagagctgaataccagtatgagtttttttttaatcaaaacgaCGAACTTGGTTTATATTTAAGAGCAAAGAGTGGCAAGCATATTGTGCAAAGTGGTAGGAAAACCCTTGCCGAATCGAAACAAGCACCTGGTCTCGGCTGCTGCCGACATGTTAACATTGATCAGATTTTAAGTTTGGAAAAGGTAGACAAAGTGTGGGAATGAGCCTACCGCACACGATCGCCTGAAATGACTGACTGATTAGTAAACGTCCGAGGATATGTAGGTGTGATTTTAAAGACGTAGGTAATGAATATCATACGGCACGCAATGCCATTAATAAGTGTAGCTACCTACAATGAATATGGATCAAATATATACGTAGTAGGACAATCTTTATCAGGCAACCCAGCCAGAACATTTGATCCTTTCTAGCacaagtaggtaggtagctACTCAATGTAGGAACAATTATTGTTCTCAATTGCCTATGTACCAAGGTATTTCACAGAAATAGGCAACCAAAAGATGTCCACACCATAGGTGTTATGGAGCGCTTTAGAACTTAAAAAATTAGTCccttgttttataaatacataagtcAGTTTTTAGAAAAGCAAAGAGTggatcaaaacaaaaataatctcaGCGTTCATCGACTGCTAAAAATACACCTTGCGCATGCGCAACTGAGTTTCCTATTCATAACATGGTACAAAACATCTATAGATCATTGaagtattaaagtaaaaataatgtaatttacgTGAAAATAGTTAcctaagtacaaataaataggaTATGCCTTTTGGAATTCTATAAATTCCGAGAGAAACTAAGTTACTGTTAACAATTAGATCAATTTCAGAAGAAGGGAAATGTCGgtaagtaaatatgtaattttatataagttttattttggtgCACTCAGGTGAATTAAATAAATGGGTATTGCTAGTGCTGTTCTTCTCTAATTTTGTGTTCCAACCAGAAGAAGCCATACCTACTAAGTTTGTCTGTTACAAGTTCACACGGCTAAATCATTGTTAATGAAAATTGGCGATACCTTAATAAAAAACCTGAAATTAATGAAACAtgcattgttttcaaaaaaccAACCCGTAAAGGGCAGAACCATGTTACCTATCTACCTACTTAAAATGTTCCTTTCATAAGTAGagtaactttatattaaaagtaggtaaaggtaggtaggtacctagctTCAAAAATATGCACCTCTACCTACCTATAGGAACACTATCCAATTTTTTCGTGCATTTTTGTACGTAAATATCAATCATATAATTGGTCTACTATtgatcaaaatataataatatatttaacccattaatgtctcactgctgggcaagggtctcctcccttaatgaggttaggccttgagtccaccacgctggccaagtgcgggttggggactttgcatgccgtcaataaatgtgttaaacaaattttaggcatgcaaggtttcctcacgacgttttccttcaccgttggagcatctgataattatttctaatacacacataacttctaaaagtcataggtgtgttgcctcgtgttcgaacctgcgaccacttgcgtgggaggtgtcaacttaaaccactcggctatcattcatcaaaaaattagtttaaaGTTACTGACCTTAAAAGGTCTTTGGTAGGtgggtacctacctactacctacctacGCTAGGCGTAAATTTTATAGTTTGCTATACCTAGACTAGCTAGACCATTCTAAAACAATTCTAACAAGGTATATCATTATACCTATTCTACCTACgttttatgttttgatattatatattattattatattaggtcctCTGATATAGGTAACTAAAGGAAAAGTATTATTAAGATACCTAGGTATATAATTTACGTAGATACATAACGATAACGACAATTCTTTTTTACAGGTAACGATGGCAAGATATAAGCAACCAAAAAAGCTTGAAACTTTAGCCCTGAATAGACTCGGAGATTGGGTAGCACAGCAAGCAGAATGGCAAATGATACCGATAGCCATGCTTTCACAACGAGACATAAATACAGCCCAATCAAAATTGTCACACAATATTCATAGCATAAgaaattatttagattataatgttCCATGGATGCTTCAAGATTTATTTGCTAACGAGGCTATTAGAGCTTTGACAGAGTTACTTGAAAAAACCAAACGTTCCCTAGGATTTCGAGGTTGCATGGGAAAATTTGTAAGCCAAATGAATGTTGTTGTAAGAATGGCGGAGGTGTTGTTCACAAAAAATCTAACTGTAGTGTCAATTGACACGATCCCTAAGATGTTACGCtcagttttttattcaaaattgtatATGCTTACTGGtcttgtatatttaaatttaggtTCACTTTCAGGCGGGTGGAAAACTGCGGATATGGAAGACGCGGTCATTAAATCTTTAAAGGAATTACatagcttaaaatatttgatcatAAATTATGACTGCACAGACAATATACTGAGATGCGTAGTTCAAAACTGTAAGCATCTGGAATTATTAGACGTGTCTAGCTCTAAATGCATCACCAACGACAGCATAGATATAATAGCTAtgattaaaaaacttaaaagcgTACAATTGTACAGAACATTTGTATCTTTGGGAGGCTTTGTGAACGTGCTATTATACTGCAAAAAAATTGAAGATATCGGCCGATGCGACGAGATCGGAAAAGTTCTAGAGTACATAGATTCAAACTATTGCGAAGTAacgacatttaatttaaaaacatttgtaagtCGATACGCTACATTTAATCAGTTGCAATTAGCAGTACAGATGTGTCCTTATATCAGGAGTATGACTGTATTTCATACCACGTTAGAAACCGATTTAATGGTACTTATAGGCCTAAAAGATTTAAGAGAGCTAAAACTATTGTCGTGTGATTTCTACGCAGATCAAGTGAAACAGGTTCTTCAAGTTAAGGGTTGTAACCTTGTAAATCTACACTTGGAACATGTAGATCAGATTGATTTAAATGCTCTGATGTATATAAGTCAGATGTGCCCATTTTTGGAAACGTTAACTTTATATAATTGCacattaataaaacatacgTCCTTATATACGAAAAAGTTAGAGATTCCGCCGTTCCGCAACCTGAAGAAAATCACTTGCGTGTCTACTTGTACAGACGAAcagttatttttcattttaactaATAGTTTAAATGTGGAATTTATTCACATAGGTACTGCTATTCAATTAACAGACGATCTTGTGTTTAAAATACTCGACAAGAATCCTctcatatatttaaaagaacttCGTATAATGCAATCCGATTTTTTGACAATGACGTCTATAGAAAGAATTATCCA of the Anticarsia gemmatalis isolate Benzon Research Colony breed Stoneville strain chromosome 3, ilAntGemm2 primary, whole genome shotgun sequence genome contains:
- the LOC142987386 gene encoding uncharacterized protein LOC142987386, encoding MSVTMARYKQPKKLETLALNRLGDWVAQQAEWQMIPIAMLSQRDINTAQSKLSHNIHSIRNYLDYNVPWMLQDLFANEAIRALTELLEKTKRSLGFRGCMGKFVSQMNVVVRMAEVLFTKNLTVVSIDTIPKMLRSVFYSKLYMLTGLVYLNLGSLSGGWKTADMEDAVIKSLKELHSLKYLIINYDCTDNILRCVVQNCKHLELLDVSSSKCITNDSIDIIAMIKKLKSVQLYRTFVSLGGFVNVLLYCKKIEDIGRCDEIGKVLEYIDSNYCEVTTFNLKTFVSRYATFNQLQLAVQMCPYIRSMTVFHTTLETDLMVLIGLKDLRELKLLSCDFYADQVKQVLQVKGCNLVNLHLEHVDQIDLNALMYISQMCPFLETLTLYNCTLIKHTSLYTKKLEIPPFRNLKKITCVSTCTDEQLFFILTNSLNVEFIHIGTAIQLTDDLVFKILDKNPLIYLKELRIMQSDFLTMTSIERIIQSCMSLEVLVELESWTLLTDNDREYVKNYVKINNYNVDTSPIRRYDS